The nucleotide sequence AGCTATGCTAATCTGTAAAACTAGCTAACCTAGCTAGCTAGACTACTGAATTCAACTCCTGACAATTTAACATAGTTGTGGTTTCGTTAACTTTAAGGTTTATGTACAGTAGTTACACAGTGATATATattataatagtaataaaaaataacattaaagcaGTTAATTATCTTACCAAAGCTATTACTCAGTAATGTCGACAGGTAGCTAAGTTTGCTGTATGCTAGCTGTCACGGTTAAAGTAAATAAGGCAACGGCGCGAAATAAGTAACTTTATTGACAGTAAAGGAAGTCTCTAAATGAGTaagcagtcataaatgttttattaacttCAAGTCAAATAAGGTAAAGTATCCAAAATGTCTTTCAAGTAACGTTAAAAGCAAGTATTAGCAGTGAGGCTGAAGCAAAAGTAgcaaaaaaaatactgtgttaAGTGTCTGATAGTAATAagtaatataatttaatataacAACAGTAATACTACATGCAGTAATATTTAATGAGCTCCATTAAAGAGACTGGTGGAAAAATATAGAAATTGCTAAATAATGTGTAACTGAAGCGGTCAGATAAATGTAGgagattaaaaagtatttttctcTGAAATTAAATGGTTTCCTCCAATATGCTGCATTATATTAATATTGGTACAGTAGCATATATcccatctttttctttttcttattttctgttcaTAAGGTCACTAAATCATTTTGTGTAAATTGATATGGTCTTATCGAGGGCTACAACTAACGATTATCTTCATTATCATGAATCTTCTGATTACTTTCTGTATTATCTGATTcattttttggtttataaaatgtaagaCAATAGTGAAAATGTCCATTCCAATTTCCCAAAGTAGTCCAAGgtgatgtcttgttttgtcaatccaaaataaattttaaaaaaaatcaaaatattcaGTGTAATATGACATAAACAGAAAAGAAGGCAAAATCTCAATATTTAAGAGgctgaaaataacaatttctGCAATTTTCGCATGAAAAATGACATACTTAACGATtcatcaattatcaaaatagttagtgattattttctgtagctCAACGAATCATCttgtaggggtgggaatcacctgAGGCCTCACCGTATggtattatcatgatacttaagtcaAGAAACAATATTACtgcaattttaaatgttttgtgatatGCTGAAATTGCATCATATTGGGATTTATGACCATTTTAACTGCAAatttttttggggaaaatggcaacatctgttttatctaatagttttcagtctgttcatctcgcttcaacatttttatggcaacaaaatgtatctagtgcaCTGAAAAAGCTATTGATTGTATTgttctagtaggctaccaaaagttaAATTCATGTGTGCaatattattcatttttataattgAAAAAAAACTGATACTTGGTGTCCATGTATTGATACAGTATTGCCATGCGAAATATTGTGACACTGTGCTATATCATTTTTCAACCACCTCTAGTCAAGCAGCTATAGTCTTGTCCCAATAGATATTTTTCTCAAATATCAAATAGTAATCCAGCAGCAACAGATTGCTCTTTATTTGATTTACTGCCCAATCAGTTATTTTAAAGGCCCTATGCTACACCCACACAGGTATTTTCAAATATGATGGCTGACTAGTGATGACTGTCACTCATCTGTAAGGGCAGGTGAAGTCTAACTTTTTCTTTGCTATTAGTTCAGATAGTTTGGTGACCTCACATGACTCGAATAATCTCTCCACCCAACCTGAACCTGAGAAAAGATGTAATTAGCTAGGATGAGCAACAGGGCCTTTAAGATATGCCAGTTTGACTATATTTTGATGATGTTGTGGATATCTACGTATATACCATTGAAACAATATGTGCAGTACAAACAAAGGCAGCTTTTCAGACCTCTGAAGACACAAGAACACTAAAAATAATGAAGACCTGCGCTACACGTACCATCATGGTTGGGTTACCCTCCAGCAGTGTGCACAACAGACCAGCTATGCTCAGCTGCTAATCATGGGATTATTCTGCTTAACTAAGACTATTAAGTGTTCCACATTCAAATGGCGTCTCCCACAGGCAGACCTTGGAGAGGATCATCCCCTCACCATAGAGCTCTTACAGAGAACTGAACACTGCACAAGGGACCCAGGGGAAGGGCCAGGAAAATGCCCTTGTATACCAACAGGATGTCACGGTAGGTTACACTTGGGgcacagatggagagagagagaagagctgCATAGGAAGAAGATGGACCTCAGAGGACCGCAAAGATAAAACTGCAGTTTTGAATGACTTCACCTGGCTCACAGAACAGTATGTACCACACACATTACCACAAACGGTACCACATTACAGTACATGCGTAGCTTTGGCTGTCAGCTTTGCAGTGTTGCTTTTACTGCTTAAATGCCTCCTGATTGAACTCTAATTGTagtaaacataaatattttttctacaAGTTGCTTGTAAGATGATATGCCAATcagcttttttcattgtttcatttaattttgtcCATTGTTCATTTAACAGTTGTGGAAATGCAGAAAGCTGAATTATTgagacaaaaacagcacaacCAGTGAGGACAAtatctcctctgtctgtctcggCTTGGCAACGCTGCTCTGCCTCCGGGTCCACGGGTTTATCTGTGTATAGCAACAAGCCATCACTGGAACAGTCTCTCATGTCGTCTCTGACACAATGCTCCTGATGCTGGCCAGGATaatgctgctgatgatgatgataatatcTAACACTAGCCGGTCACATATCTGACAATCCTGCAGCACGGACACATATTCCTTGTGTGTTGAggcggcagcagcagagacagaaggagcTGGTCAGTGTGGAATCAGTGCCAATGGCCCTATTTATCTGGAAGTGTACCGTCTGGACACCTGCTGTGACCATGGCTTTGTAGTCCTCGTGTGACCTTGTTGGTGAGTATCCAAGTGCGGAGAGTTTTTACTAAATATTAAAACGTGAAAGCTTAAGTAGCATCCCATGTGCAGTATTTCATAGTGAAAATATTACAATTGGCAAGTGAAAAAATTTTATGAATATTACATTGGCTTCGCTCCTGGTGGGCTCATTTGTGGGCAAACCAACATGAGACAAGACACTTGTCACAGCCTTGCCTTTGTTTCTATTGCTTACTTGTTATGCCTTCAGCGTAGTCAATCATTAAGTGAACACAATGTGGCTTGTATCTGTGATATTTTAAGAGGCCCCAACAGTGGCAGGTTTAACACTGAACAATAAAACCCGCTTCATAAACAGCCTCTGTTCTCTGAGGAAGTTGAAACAATGGGGCTGTATGAGCACAGAGGGGTTTCTTTGCTTTcagattaaagggacagttcacccttaaaatcaaaaactttttttttcgtCTAACCTGTGGTGCtatatcagtctagattgttttggtgtgagttgccaagtgttggagatattggcaaTAGCTTTCTCTTGAATTTAATGGAGCTATATTACACTCGGCttgaagtgctaaaagcgccacaaatgtacatttgaaaaccgtaacagcaatgtctctctccaaaaaacatgacctggttactcaagataatccacagaccttttttGTAAGTAGTTTAATGGAGGAccttagtctcgccaccagacaatcagagatctccgccttctgatagtctggggacactcctttctaaagtgtgtttgacacaccggcgaaaacggctggcaacaaagcaacgcctcttgcatttttgaaaaggacacacagcaagagggttcccggttcaaTCCAGAGTCGGCCAATGTGTTTTTGGCggtttgagcaccacaaactgagtgccatctagttccattatattcaagagaaggctgatatctccaacactcaacaaaaataatctagactgataaacagcactacaggtaagagaaaaaacaaatgtagttttgattctgtggtgaactgtccctttaaagacaCTGTTTTGCCCTTGCAGTTACAGCGAGGAATTTTGCTTTTAAGCAGCTATTATTCagcagttaattaaaaaaatattttcatcgttgacaatttatttttcagtgactTAGGTTGTCATTTGAAAAATTGTCCGCTCATTATTCAGGATATTTTTTCACCGAGAGGACATTTTGTTCAAAACACCAAAAAGGAACAAAAGTAAATGCTTAACTACCTGTGAGTTTTTATTGTGGCCGAGAGCTTCCTGGGCAGTTGTGGAATTTTTACCGTCATGTGGGAGTTTGTAAATGTAGCACTGAGTGTCAGTTGATCTCAGGTCAGAGATTAAATTGGACATGATATAAGTCAGTCAGTTATTACAACATAAGTCACTACTGTCCCTTATTGTCACAGTTTAGGGCCCATCAGCTAGAAGTTCTCTGTCATCAAGCCCTtcagtccctctctctctcaaataCCCTGCAGAgctgtgaaaaatgttcaaagTTAGTGGTTTATAACAGTGCTCTCAGCCTGGGTGGTTtctgtaaatgtttaatttcctctctctctctctctctctctctctctctctctctctctctctctctctttcgtTTCCTGAGGGGTGGCGGGGAGCTTAACAAATAGACTGCTGTGATTTGCCCTCCAGAGGAGAGCGTTAAACAGGTGAAGCTGAACACTGCTCTCATTAGTTACAGATGCAGTCACCTGCCACTCACCAGAGACTGACGCCAGAAAGTTTCCGCAGCTATTTCTGCCCGCGCTCCGGAGACACTTGAGGAATGGCTCAGACTCTGTGACTGGATGTAAGCTCAGTGGAATTTACTGTACTGCTGGGGACCATGCAGATAACAGGAGGAATCCAGCCTCATCTTCAGCCTGGGGGACTGTAGTTTTGTTCTGAaagtgtttctctttttttatttggtgaGATGTTTCTCTGTGTTGATTTTCTCTGGATCCAGTGTATATATACGAGCCTGCTTAGTGACGTGTACATTTTAAGACATCCAAATGCTAGTAATCGTCTACCAGTGTCTCCTACTGTATCAATATTTGATACCACGGGGGAAAATTGGCATTGACGGCATACAAGTTAAACATAACAAGGTTACAGCATCACAATGACTTTTCTAGGTTTGCAGCAGAGAACAGCGGATTGACTGTAgtaaaacattaacaataagagaaAACAAGGAAGCGGTGTATcgatactgcagaaaatgagtattgaaatTGTTTCAAATATTCACAATTGATTGATTGCATCAGTAAATCAACAACTTTAATAACACTAACATGCTCATCAGCAGTGATTTTAAACTGTAACTTTGCACTCCGCAGTTTGACCATCTGTCAAGTCGAGTGAGCACATCATGGCCAACATGGCGGTTCAACTCCTTGGCTTCTTCTTGGGGCTGCTGGGGTTTGTGGGAACTGTAGTTGCAACTCTGCTCCCCCACTGGCGCAGCACAGCCTACGTGGGCTCCAACATCATCACAGCCACTTCCTACATGAAAGGCCTGTGGATGGAGTGTGTGTGGCACAGCACTGGCATTTACCAGTGCGAAGTGTACAGATCTCTACTGGCGCTGCCACGTGACCTGCAGGTACGACACAGTCACTGTTTAGTCAAAGTTTTTATCCAAAACACTTTCATCTTATCATGAGAAACAACAAGAAATGAATTGTCAGTTTGATAACTGAATAAAAACACCCAGCAGTCTCTTGTTTCAGCtcctcaaatgtgaggattggCAGTATtgtaaactaaatatctttgggaGAGAAAGAATTTGAAGACACACAGAtggaaaaagtatttcactATTTAAAATATGGTCTTTGGTTTACCAtggttcatttacacatactacccacactgttatgatacagagctggttgacaGTTGGCAAAGTGTCACTTTATCAAGGAAAATATTCGTCAGATTTAATCGATAATGAGAATAACGACTAAGTTAATTCTTAAAATGCATCCCCCTGATGAATAGATGGACAGTCTGATATGATCAAATACTGCAGTTGCAATTTGCTAACCCTACAGCCTGGAATTCGTTCTAGACCTCTCAATCACTTCTTATAACACAATaaaagtgtgtggcagtgtgtttACCGctagagactctgccctctgcctgtaacttcttattttatctttattttgctATGGCTGGGCATAACGGgcaggtgaggtcgggactttataaaaaaagtagcagccaggtgccagactgtaagcagcacacGTCAAAGAGGAAGCTAAGAAAAAAAAGCCcctgaaaaactgaaacaaaatgcaaatgtagtgaatgagagtgaatctggggttggctttcactggTGATATTGTTTACAAACAATAAgcgacaattcctgcatagtatacatTTAAACCGGTGGTTCCCAattggtccagccacagggtccagatttctctttagtcaaGAATTCAAGGTCCACAGAGTTATTAGttgcgtcatacttgcatttggtcATGTCACTGAGCTAGTTTGATGTCTCTGTCAAGCACCTGTCCAATAGtcattcactctacagcaggaaacagcactttaaagTAAAAGCTCTGCACTGGAAAtgcactgtacttcaaaatacaAACTTTATATGTTTGCAAATCACTTGCAgtctagtctctatatacagactctacattcagtgaatgtagagtctgtaggcaaaccccagagatcttgcctccggaagaagagcggaagagccctggtttccggtgctaggctgtttgtagtccgcgtgatattgatcaatcacgtttgagttgagttgttgccaggttaaacgaaacataattggcgtcactgcaaactctgaatccatcgcaatggttcagcatatttacttatagataaacggaagtcagaaacggaaattcgcctcctcaaaccggaatgccaaaaaatcaggggtctgcccccagaggctgtatcgccgtctgccggaagtcaaaCGCCGAATACAgtcgatgggttccgagaatgcttGCTTTCCAATCAGAATAGGCCTGTGACCCACCTTTGGaccatgaaccaccagttgggaaccaaaGCTTTAAAGTGCCTGTCTGTTCTCCACTTTAGGCTGCCCGGGCGCTCATGGTGCTCTCCTGCGTCACCTCAGTCCTGGCATCTCTGGTGTCTGTAATGGGGATGAAGTGCACCCGCTTCGCTCGTGGCTCCTTAATCAAGTCTCCTCTGGTGCTAAGTGGAGGGATCTGTTTCCTCTGTGCCGGCCTGCTCTGCCTGGTCACCGTGTCCTGGACCACCAATGATGTTATCATGGATTTCTACGACCCCTTCCTGCCCAGCGGGTTCAAGTACGAGATCGGCCTAGCTGTGTACCTGGGTTATGCCTCTGCCTTCCTCAGTCTGACCGGAGGACTGGTGCTATGCTggagcagcagtggcagcaggtCACAGAGGCCCCTCCATGTGCAGAGGAGTCGACCACTATCACCCCCCCCTGCCTTCAACCACATATATCCTCCTGCTCCACCCTACAAGCCCCACGAGGCCCTGAAGGACAATCATGCGCCCTCACTTTGCTCCCTTTCCAGCAGCGGCTACAGGCTCAATAACTATGTCTAAGACTGGGggaaataataatacaataactGAAAATCCATGGGGACTtttatgaacaaaaaaaacttctccaatttattttaaacatcttaACAAGTACTTTAGTTTCCCCTATACCCTAatacaagttttaaaaaatggaaaaggAGAGACCAGCATGTTGCTTCACCATGGTTGACCGCAAATCTGATTCTGAAAGGATGTCGCAGTTTAACAAGCTGCTCAAGCTGTCGTCTAACTTTAACATGACCAGGTCTGAGAGCCTAACAAAACTCTTGGCGTGTGTGAAAGAAGTGAGAAGTCAAACCTACTGACCTCCTGCTATGTACCTGAAGGACCAGAAGATGGCAATATTTTACTGCAGATAACCACAAAAGCCACATTATAAACATTCAGATTGCACTTTGTATGCTGTAACACACATGTAAATGGATAAGCTATTGCTCTGTCACTTGTGTTGTAGCCTACTTTCTAGTTAGGGCTGgacaatatattgatattatatctatcatgatatgagactatATCTTTTTAGATTTTGGTTTTCGTAATATCGCAAGTGTCGTCTTTTCCTGATTtttaaggctgcattacagtaaagtgatgtaattttctgaacttacagACTGTTAAAGCTAAATTATCTTtcttacccacttagtcatcatatccacattactgatgattattcatCAAACAGATCATTGTGTAAATGCTGTGAATTCACCAAAAGTCAACCTTATCATTGCAATGATAGTCAACAAGCAGATACACCGCACACGAGAGGACTGAATTGCCTCttcttttaatgtatttttcatttgaaatgacatttccttcctttttttcctgacatttgCTGGTGTTTCCTGCCATCACCTGCATGAACTTGTAAGGACTGCATGGGACATGTGCTTTTTTATGAGTTCACCTATCATTGCAATGTCATTATCAAGGTATTtgttcaaaaatattgtgatatttaaatttttccaTTTCACGTAGCCCTTATTCTCTTTGGGATTAACTTTTTTCTGAAAGCCAATTTAGATATGATGGTTCTTTTGAGGAAGCTGATGATATTTTATCGCGGTGTTTAATATTTTCATgccaaagaaaattaaaaaaaaaagaaaaaaagacaatgtcAGTTTCTGATGATTTAAACATAGATGagtatttcataaaaatatgttcGTTGTTTTTTACGAGCCTTTTTCAAAGCAGATATTTTTACATGTCAAAGTAAGAAAAATACAgctgtaattaataacatggctTTCTGGAATACTTAAATGGAACAGAGCCACCCTTTACAGTTTCAGTTCCTCCTGTGCTTATCCAGGTATGGCAAGTCCAAGCATCCTCTGTGACAGAGACCTACAGTAGGTAAACTAGTGACACCCTTTGGCCTTTAGTCCATTGTTGATTAATTACAGTTTAACAATTGGAAAATCCTGCTGCAGTTATGAGCACCAGACTTTAGTGGATCTCTGTCCAACTTTGATGTTCATGTATagtaacatttaaaatatgttttgtgaagCTCAAGAAAGCCACTGGATGGCAACAAAGGTCTTTTGAGAAGGCAGCCTGAAGCCTTCAGTTGGAACTTTTCATTCATTAGGACTACATCGTTTGGTGGATATGATATAGGATAGTCTAGGTAGAAACACTGGTTATTAATGACTCTAACATGGAGCCAGAGTCGTCAAGTCACATATGTAAACACATAAATTACTCTCATTAATGGATGCTGAATATGAAGTTGTGAGGAAGTGACTCCTCTGAGGCTCTCCAGGCTGCCTGCTTAGAACAACCTGTAACACTGTGGATGTGTTTCTGAGGCTTATTTGTTGGAAAACCTTCCAATTAGAGGTGACCTCTGTCTGGCAGCCTGTCAGCCACACAGACACTCAATTAGGGGACGTGTCACAATTCAAGCAAGTCACTTATATTGTTTTCAGCAGTCAGACTAGTCAGCATCAACAACTTTACATCAAGGAGCTAATTTATATTGCTGGTGTGGGCCAAACAATGGGATCTATTTAGACTGGAAACCAGTAAAGAACAGTTGTTGCTGTAAGTGCTGTAAGAAAAGTGAGTAAAAGtcagtactttttaaaaaaaaaaaaaaaaactgctacaGAAATCAAAGTGATTATTAAAGTTGAACGCATAATGAGACTGAAAAGGCTTCACAACAATAAGGTCACAAACTAAACTCTTCATTGAGAACCTATTATAGCCTAAATGTTGGAAGAAACAACAATGTGATTTAAAGGGGATAAAGTACAGTGTTTCTGCCTTGAGCACTGAGTGTTCacatttcagcaccatggacagggGTCAAAATGATCCAAGGAAACCAAGTTACATCCTCGACTGTTTTAATCATctttatataataaaaagagCTCTTACTCTTGATGCATCCAAGTCAGGATTTGGTAACATGACTTCAAGTGTACAAAAGGGACCAAAATAATGTCCCATGAGTCGCCATTGCTTCCTTGTGACTCATATCTACTTATACAAACTAGATTTGGACGTTGTGTGGAGTGATGTAAGAAAGCTTCCGGCTTGCATGCGTAAAGTGggtgataaaatgaaaaagtaacCCTATGCGAGGCTCCCACCCGCAGCATTACCCACCATACAGCCAGCGTTTGCAGAATAAACGCGATGCTTTAATCGCGGGGCAAGATCGTAAATCAGGCCTGAGATGTAACCTGGCGGAGTAAAGGTTCCATCCATTGCCAATATGATATTATGATATTGGAAAGCTCTCCCGAAGCGGTGGTGCGTCATGCCACTCTCTATTAGGTGCTATTTTCGTCCTGCCCTGGAAGACATTCATCCAGCATCTACTCACCCTGACAGCACCCAATAAACCCACCACTCCCATTCATCTccacccacctccaccctctcTCCCCGTCCCTCGCTcgttccctctccctctctctctctctcccttttccgACGAGCACTGGtgacttaaaaaacaacataggAGAATTGGGTCTGGTCGTCCAAGAGGATTACTTTGTGGTACCTTAGCAGTTTTCCAACAAAACCGTCTTTGTCACTTTGTAAATCTTCTTTTGGAGGCCCTGCTCCTGTCATATATTTAGACCTCCTTCTCCAAAGGAAAGGTAAGATACCAGTTCTTAATATTCTCTTCTTTTACTAATATGTTTTGGCACTGAAACTGCTTTGGACCACAGTGACAGATGTTGATTTAAAGAGAGATCAATAATGCAATGCCGGCCTC is from Epinephelus moara isolate mb chromosome 7, YSFRI_EMoa_1.0, whole genome shotgun sequence and encodes:
- the LOC126393593 gene encoding claudin-14-like, with translation MANMAVQLLGFFLGLLGFVGTVVATLLPHWRSTAYVGSNIITATSYMKGLWMECVWHSTGIYQCEVYRSLLALPRDLQAARALMVLSCVTSVLASLVSVMGMKCTRFARGSLIKSPLVLSGGICFLCAGLLCLVTVSWTTNDVIMDFYDPFLPSGFKYEIGLAVYLGYASAFLSLTGGLVLCWSSSGSRSQRPLHVQRSRPLSPPPAFNHIYPPAPPYKPHEALKDNHAPSLCSLSSSGYRLNNYV